TGCTACCGGTTACCACCGCCTTATGGTAGGACTTACGGAAGAAAATCTGCGCCGAGCTAACATCCATCGCGCCAATTTTGAGATCTTCCACCATCAGGTCATCCAAGCCCATATTACTAGGGCTATACAATACCTCGGCTTCAAGCTGGTTAATTAATTCAGACACGCTCACACTGCGCAGAATCCGGTTTTCCGGCATCATCGCAAATACGGCAATGCCCTTATGCTCCAGATAGGTGCGTAAGACCGCTAAGCCTTCTTCGTCCTGGTTTTCAGGAATATCATTAATCACAGCCCCAAGCAGGCGATCGCCAAGTCGTTTCTTGGCCAATAGCAAGCGATCGACCACCAGGAGATCGTCATAGCGAGCCACCAAGAGGATCGGTGCTTCCAGGCAATCGGCGATCTGCAACATTGACAACCCAAACATCGCTCCCTCTTCGGGATTACCAGGGGCTTCCACCAACACCAGATCGCCAGCTTCATTTTCATGATATTGGTTTAAGGCCGCCAGATAATCGGTCGGGTCTTCTTCTAGCAGTCGCCGCTTGATCGTGTTTTTATCCAGGCTCACCAAAGTAGGGCGCAAGCTAGCTGGTGCTAAGTCCAAGGTTTGGGTTACAAACTCCACATCACCTTCTTGCTTTTGGGCGGCTTCTGGCACTGATTTGGTCGCAAAAGTTCCCAATGGCTTACCATAGCCAATTTCCAGACCGCGCTTTTGGAGGTGAAACGCCAAACCCATAACTGTCGCTGACTTACCGCTCCATGCTCTGGTTGAACCAATCAGCAGATGCTTTGCCTTGGGCACTACAACCCCCTGTGATGAACAGAAATTTACTCAAACAAATAACAATCAAGCAACCAACATGAAAGAATTAAAAGCTAGGGAGACTGTGCTTAGCTTGACTGCCTTAGCAAAATCCAGAGTTAGTGGCTGCTACGCTGGCTATTTTAGCTGATTATATGGGTATTTACCTAGCCTTTGGACAGCATTTGTGCAGCGATGTTTTGTGTCAGGCCAGCCGATCGCTGCCGTCACATTAAACATTCTCTGCATAGACAAAACATACCAACATACCTAAGAGGATTGTTACTTACCCATGCCAAGTTGCTGTGCTTTCTGATACACCTTACCCTCAGTTAGCAAAGATGGCGCGATCACCACTTCCACCTGTTGCATCTCGCGGATATTTTTGGCTCCCAGGGTGCCCATACTGGTTTTGAGTGCGCCCAGCAGATTGTGAGTACCATCATCCAGGCCGGCCGGACCGCGCAAAATCTGCTCAATGCTACCAGTGGTGGCCACCTTAATTCTGGTGCCTCTGGGTAAAACTGGGCTAGGGGTTGCCATACCCCAGTGATAGCCACGACCGGGTGCTTCTTGGGCTCTGGCCAGAGGCGAACCAATCATTACGCCGTCCGCACCACAGGCGATCGACTTGCAAATATCACCACCGGTAATCAGGCCACCATCGGCCAGAATCGGCACATAACGGTCACTTTCCTGGGCATAGGCATCCCGCGCCGCAGCACAATCAGCTACCGCAGTTGCTTGGGGAATGCCCACCCCCAGCACACCCCTGGAAGTACAGGCAGCACCAGGGCCGATCCCAACTAAAATTCCCGCTGCGCCAGCCTTGAGCAACTCCATCGTTACTTCATAGGTGACACAGTTGCCCAAAACCACGGGGAAGGGCATTTCGGCGCAGAATTTGGCTAAATCCAGGGAAGTAATTCCCTCTGGTGATAGGTGTGTAGTCGAAACTACGGTGGATTGGACAAAGAACAAATCACACCCAGCTTCGGCGGCCAATTGGCCATACTTCCAGGCATTGGCAGGAACACTGCTAGCACAGGCGATCGCACCGCTGCTTTTAATTTCTTGAATCCGTTGTTTGACTAATTCTGGCTGGACTGGCTGGGCATAGAGCTGCTGCATCAGACCCACAAATTCTTCCTTGCCAACCGAGGCAATTTTATCGAGGATGGGGGCGGTGTCCGCATAGCGGGTTTGCAATCCATCCAGGTTAATAACTCCCAGAGCGCCTAAATTAGATAGATGGATCGCCATGCCCACATCCACCACACTGTCCATCGCACTGGCAATGATGGGGATCTCTCGCCTAATCCCACCAATTTCCCAATGGGTATCTGCCAGCACTGGATCGAGCGTACTGCGCCCTGGAACTAGGGCAATCTCATCAATTCCATATGCCCTTCGCGCCGATTTACCGCGCCCGATTTGAATTTCCACTTCCTGTTGCGCTCCTGCAATATTTCAACTCAGACCAAAACCCTAATGTAATGGTTAGACTAAATTAAGTAAGTTAAGTATAAAAGTTAACATTTTTGTTTACCCTAGGGTAACAAAAAAAACCTGCCTAAAAACAGAACTACACCCTCGCCATTGATTTACTAGCATAGAGTGTAGTTGCGTTTATGGTGCGACTGATTAGATCAAGTTAGATCAAGTCAAGACCACTAGGTTAATCGCTATGACCGATGACCATTACCGTGGGGCTGGATTACGCCAAAACCGCCATGATTGCGCTCATAGACCACATTGATTTCATTGGATTCAAGATTGCGAAATACAAAGAAGTCATGATCGACTAGTTCGAGTTGTTCCAAGGCCTCATCCACGGACATCGGTGGCATGTTGAAGTATTTGTTGCGAACCACCTTTTCTGGCATGGTTGGTTGCCGATCGCCCTGGGGCACTGGTAAAGGTGCTTGCTCAACTACGGCGACGCTGGTTTTTACCGCATTACGGTTTTTTTTGCGCTCCTTGAACTTGCGCAGTTTGCGGGAAATTTTATCGGCAACAAGATCAATACTGGCATAAAGATTTTCACTTCTCTCTTCGGCTCTAATTACCGCCCCGTTGGCATAGATCGTGACCTCTGCGGCTTGATTGGCGGCAATGCGGGGATTGCGGGCAACCGATAAATGCACGTCCACTTCGGTGGTCATATTTTGGAAGTGACTAACGGCCTTATCGATCTTCTGACTAACATAGTCATGGATAGCGTCAGTGATTTCAATGTTTTTGCCTTGAATTACTAATTTCATAGTTTAGACCTCGCTGCGCGGCATTCCGATCGGCTCAAGCATTACTACTAATGAGAATGACCTCCTACTTGCTCCTAATCAAGCTCCTAATTAAATTACTAGTCTTACTAGCTAGTTTGACTCTTAGTTAGATTGCGCTGAGACACCCTGATGCGAACATCAGAAAGAACACCAGAAATTAAGAACACTAGGGTTCACAACTATTAGCTTTCGAGCCATAAGATCACAAAACCCCCAAAACCACACCGAAATGCTAGAAAGGCTAGACACTTCAACCAGATGGCTTCTGGGGACAGCTATGTTGTTGGATTGTTCTATGGTGTCTGGAGTGTAAGAATGCCGAGACATAGTACGCTCTATCGCTGATCGGCTTGATACCTTCAGATTAACACCATGACTAACCAATTAGACAAATGAACACCTGTTCTTAATATCTAATTAACATTGAGCAATAAAACGTGCAATTTGTTAATCCAAAGCTGTAAAAATGCCTACAACGTTGACCTGGGTTAATTTCATACACATTGCAATGGCCTAATCCATGTTTTCTGTGAATATATTATGCAACCTGAAGATCAAGTATTTTAAATAGAAGATCAAGTATTTTAAATATCAGAGGTGTAGCGATCGCCCTGACTGGAATTAAATCTTATGTATTGACCAGGCCATAAATTGTTAGTCTAAGCTATGGGAGAAAGCAATTTGAGGTCAAAAGGCTCATGAATTCAGCCACTGAATTATGGCAACGCTATCAGGATTGGCTTTATTATCACGAAGAGTTAAATTTTTATGTTGACATCAGCCGGATTCGTTTCACAGCGGATTTTGTGGCACAGATGCAACCCAAATTTGAAAAAGCCTTTGCTGACATGCAAGCACTAGAAGCAGGGGCGATCGCCAACCCCGATGAAGATCGGATGGTGGGGCATTATTGGCTGCGTGCGCCTGAACTTGCCCCAAACGAATCATTAAAACATGACATTACCTCAACCCTCAGTAAAGTAGATACCTTTGCCAAAAAAGTAATTAAGGGTGAAATTCATCCACCCCATGCGGCCAAGTTTACCGATATCCTGTCGATCGGCATTGGTGGCTCGGCCTTGGGACCCGAATTTGTGGCACAGGCCATGGCTGTTACTAATCCATTATTGAATATTAGCTTTATTGACAACACCGATCCCGATGGCATTGATCTAGTGCTAGGTCAACTGAGCGCCAGGTTAGCTACTACCTTGGTGGTGGTAATTTCCAAGTCCGGTGGCACCCCGGAAGCCGCCAATGGGATGAAGGAAGCCAAATATGCCTATGAACAAAAGGGCCTGGAATTTAATCGCTATGCCGTGGCGATCACCGGCGAGGGCAGCAAGCTGGACAGGATCGCTAAGGAAGAGGGCTGGATTGATACCTTTGCGATGTATGACTGGATTGGTGGGCGCACCTCAGAGCTATCGGCGGTGGGCTTATTGCCGGCAGCACTCCAGGGAATCGATATTATGGCGATGCTGGAAGGCGCTAAGGTGATGGACGAAGCCACCCGGATCGCCAACCTCAAGCAAAACCCAGCGGCGTTGCTAGCATTGGCTTGGTATTCTGAAACCAATGGCAAAGGTGAAAAAGATATGGTGATCTTGCCCTATAAGGATCGCTTGCTGTTGTTCAGTCGCTATTTGCAACAGTTGGTGATGGAATCGCTGGGTAAGGAAAAAGACTTAGATGGTAATACGGTCTATCAGGGCATTGCGGTCTATGGCAATAAGGGCTCAACCGATCAACATGCCTATGTGCAACAACTGCGCGAAGGGGTGAATAATTTCTTTGCCACGTTCATTGAGGTGCTGAGCGATCGCGCCCCTGGCAACAAAGGCCCCGAACTCGAACCAGGTATTTTTGCTGGTGATTTTCTGTCTGGCTTCTGGCAGGGCACCCGCAAAGCTTTGTATGAAAATGGTCGTGGTTCAATTACAGTCAGCATTCCCGAAGTTTCACCACGCATGATCGGCGCTTTGATCGCGCTCTATGAACGGGCGGTTGGGCTATATGGTTTTTTGGTGAATGTCAATGCTTATCATCAACCTGGTGTGGAAGCGGGTAAGAAGGCAGCGGCAGTAATTCTGGATCTACAAAAGAAAGTGATGGCGGTTTTGGATGCGGAAACGGCTGGTTCTGCTTCTTTGTCGATCGCGGATCTTGCTCATAAAGTCGGCCAACCGGAGGCGATCGAAACGGTCTATTTGATCGTGCGCCATCTGGATGCCAACTCACGCATTAATCTAGAAGGTAATACGGGCAATCCCAGTAGTTTGCGGGTGTCGTCTTTGCTTTAGAGTGGCTTGATTATGAGCAGCATCTTTTGACTGCATTTGACACATTTCAGCATTTGAATACACAGGAGTAATGCGCCATAACCGCATATTTGGGGTAGGCATGTTTGGTTAGCTAACCTACTACATATTCATGATATTCATGTTCAGACATATTCAGATCGCTTAAACAATAACTTGGCGCGATATCTAGGGCTATATTCGGGGCGAGATCCAGGGCGAGATCCAGCATTTTTGCCCTGGGCTGGCTAGTAAACTTTTAACAGCAGCAAGCAGAGCGGGAGAGAACAATGGAAACACGATCGCTTGGTAAAACGAACATTCAAATCACCCCAATCCTGATGGGCACATGGCAAGCGGGAAAGCGCCTGTGGGTAGGAATCGAGGACAGCGAGACCACCAAGGCAATCAGGGCAGCCTATGAAGCTGGGATCACCACGATCGATACGGCGGAGGTATATGGCGAAGGTCACTCCGAAAAGATTGTGGCGGCGGCGATCTCAGATGTGCGCGATCGGGTGGTGATTGCTAGCAAGGTATTTGCCAACCACCTCAAGCACGACCAGGTAATCGAAGCCTGCGATCGATCGCTGAAAAACCTTAATACCGACTACATTGATCTTTATCAAATTCACTGGCCACCAGGAAGCTGGGGTAATGAATATGTGCCGCTAGCAGAAACAATGGGCGCATTGAACGAACTCAAGCAAGCGGGCAAAATCCGGGCGATCGGCGTGTCTAATTTTTCGGTGGCACAGATCGAAGAGGCGGCAAAATATGGCGAGATTGAAAGCCTGCAACCGCCCTATTCGCTTTTCTGGCGACAACCGGAAGCGGCTGGCCTGGTGGATTATTGCGGCGAGCATCATATTTCAATCCTGTCCTATTCATCATTGGCGCAGGGCATCTTAACCGGGAAGTTTGGCCCCGACCATAAATTTGCCGAGGGCGATCATCGCGCCAACAGTAAGCTATTTCAACCGGATACCTATGCCAAAGTACAAACCGCATTAGACCAGTTAAGGCCGATCGCTACTAAATATAACGCTAGCCTTGGCAATTTGTGCCTGGCCTGGTTGATCGCCACCGATCGCACTAAGGCTAAGGCTCAAGTCAATGCGATCGTGGGTGCCCGTAATGCCGAACAAGCTAGCCAGAATGCTGCTGCCGCTGAAATCAAGCTGAGCGATGCCGATATTCAAAAAATCGATCAAATCTCTCGCCCCGTCAACGACAGCGTTGAGTATGGCAACATGATGTGGAATTTTTAAGCAATTGGGCAACGATCAAATAGCAGTCAATTTAAGTTAATTAGCCGATCGTGTAGCAGTAAGCGTCTTTAGCACAGGCACTTCGCAATTATTACGATCACATAATCAAAATTCTTGACCTAGTACCAGTTGTGCCAACTTCAGTGATGCTGCGGCGCAACCGCCAATACACCTGGGCTAGTCTGGATTGGTAAAACTTTGTGGGTGTCTATACTAGCGCAATAGGCAATATCGGCATGGCGATCGAGCTTCAATAGGCGTTGACCGTGGGTTGCCTCTTTAAATAATTCCTCCAATCGATCGCGCCACTGTTGATATAAACAAGCAGCCGCCAGCGATTCATCGTTGCCCCATTCACATTTGTCACCCAGGGCAGTTTTAATTTCATGGGCGATCGCCCCAGCACAGGCAGTGTCTTCGAGAGAGTAGGTACCCTCCCAACCAGAGCCTACAATCCACACTTCGGCTGGGTTAGTTTCACTTAGATAATTAACCACTGCGGCCAGATTTAACATTGCCGCTGCGATCACCTGAGGGGCAGCCTGTACCCGCTGAAAAGCACGGGTGCCATTGGTGGTACTCATGAAAATGCGTTTCTGGCTGACTCGCTCTGCGGTATAGTCCAGCGGTGAATTGCCAAGATCAAATCCGGCAACGGGTGCGCCACCACGCTCAGCGGCTCGCAAACATAATTCCGGTGGATGTTCGGCACTGCGAGATTTTAATTTATCCAGATCGGCAAACACCTCAACTGCCTCGGCTCCCGCTGCCAGTGCAGTTACGATCGTGGTAGTGGCGCGGAGAATATCTACCACAATGGCACACTCAGGCAGTTGACCATCTGGTGTTAGTTCGGGAGTGTGATAGGTATATAGCTTCATAAAATCAAAAATTACCTGGGCGATCTGCAATCTCGCTTAAACGTTATTAAAAACATACTTTACGATCGGCAGGATTGCTCATCAAATAATACATAGGTATCTAAGAGATATACCTATGCACCTGTTTATGCACCTGTTTATGCACCTGTTTATGCACCTGTTGTAAATATGTTGTATTTGTTTGCATCTGGATGTAATAGCACATTAACACCATCAATCCCAATCTTGATCTAGTTCGGCGGCGGGGGGTGAGTTTTGCCCAGGATCAATTGCATCGATCGGCTTGATTTGCTCTGGTTGCACAGTTTCAAACTGCGTATTTTGATTGAACCGTAACGAGTTTTGCAAATCCGGCCAATTAACCTGCTCACGGCGTTGGAGATTTGGCGATCGCCCTGCTTCGATCTGCACCACAAAATCCCCCCAATTGCTAATTAAATCAATCTGCTGGGTCACCATGATCACTGTGGTTGGTTTGGGCGATCGCAGTTGCTCTCCAGAATCAATCGCGTGGTTTGCAGTATTGGCTAACTCAAGCATTGAATTATCGGGTTGACTCGGCTGATTTGGTTGAATGGGAAAATTTACGCGATCGTGAGGCTCAGCCCTCAAATGACTCAGGATATCTAGCAATAATTCTGCTCGCCCCAAATCCAGATGAGTAGTTGGTTCATCTAGCAGTAAAACCGCTGGCTCAGTAACCAGGGCTCTAGCGATCGCCAACCATTGC
The sequence above is a segment of the Pseudanabaena sp. PCC 7367 genome. Coding sequences within it:
- a CDS encoding aldo/keto reductase; this encodes METRSLGKTNIQITPILMGTWQAGKRLWVGIEDSETTKAIRAAYEAGITTIDTAEVYGEGHSEKIVAAAISDVRDRVVIASKVFANHLKHDQVIEACDRSLKNLNTDYIDLYQIHWPPGSWGNEYVPLAETMGALNELKQAGKIRAIGVSNFSVAQIEEAAKYGEIESLQPPYSLFWRQPEAAGLVDYCGEHHISILSYSSLAQGILTGKFGPDHKFAEGDHRANSKLFQPDTYAKVQTALDQLRPIATKYNASLGNLCLAWLIATDRTKAKAQVNAIVGARNAEQASQNAAAAEIKLSDADIQKIDQISRPVNDSVEYGNMMWNF
- a CDS encoding glucose-6-phosphate isomerase — translated: MNSATELWQRYQDWLYYHEELNFYVDISRIRFTADFVAQMQPKFEKAFADMQALEAGAIANPDEDRMVGHYWLRAPELAPNESLKHDITSTLSKVDTFAKKVIKGEIHPPHAAKFTDILSIGIGGSALGPEFVAQAMAVTNPLLNISFIDNTDPDGIDLVLGQLSARLATTLVVVISKSGGTPEAANGMKEAKYAYEQKGLEFNRYAVAITGEGSKLDRIAKEEGWIDTFAMYDWIGGRTSELSAVGLLPAALQGIDIMAMLEGAKVMDEATRIANLKQNPAALLALAWYSETNGKGEKDMVILPYKDRLLLFSRYLQQLVMESLGKEKDLDGNTVYQGIAVYGNKGSTDQHAYVQQLREGVNNFFATFIEVLSDRAPGNKGPELEPGIFAGDFLSGFWQGTRKALYENGRGSITVSIPEVSPRMIGALIALYERAVGLYGFLVNVNAYHQPGVEAGKKAAAVILDLQKKVMAVLDAETAGSASLSIADLAHKVGQPEAIETVYLIVRHLDANSRINLEGNTGNPSSLRVSSLL
- a CDS encoding 2-phosphosulfolactate phosphatase family protein, which translates into the protein MKLYTYHTPELTPDGQLPECAIVVDILRATTTIVTALAAGAEAVEVFADLDKLKSRSAEHPPELCLRAAERGGAPVAGFDLGNSPLDYTAERVSQKRIFMSTTNGTRAFQRVQAAPQVIAAAMLNLAAVVNYLSETNPAEVWIVGSGWEGTYSLEDTACAGAIAHEIKTALGDKCEWGNDESLAAACLYQQWRDRLEELFKEATHGQRLLKLDRHADIAYCASIDTHKVLPIQTSPGVLAVAPQHH
- a CDS encoding GuaB3 family IMP dehydrogenase-related protein, encoding MEIQIGRGKSARRAYGIDEIALVPGRSTLDPVLADTHWEIGGIRREIPIIASAMDSVVDVGMAIHLSNLGALGVINLDGLQTRYADTAPILDKIASVGKEEFVGLMQQLYAQPVQPELVKQRIQEIKSSGAIACASSVPANAWKYGQLAAEAGCDLFFVQSTVVSTTHLSPEGITSLDLAKFCAEMPFPVVLGNCVTYEVTMELLKAGAAGILVGIGPGAACTSRGVLGVGIPQATAVADCAAARDAYAQESDRYVPILADGGLITGGDICKSIACGADGVMIGSPLARAQEAPGRGYHWGMATPSPVLPRGTRIKVATTGSIEQILRGPAGLDDGTHNLLGALKTSMGTLGAKNIREMQQVEVVIAPSLLTEGKVYQKAQQLGMGK
- the hpf gene encoding ribosome hibernation-promoting factor, HPF/YfiA family, whose product is MKLVIQGKNIEITDAIHDYVSQKIDKAVSHFQNMTTEVDVHLSVARNPRIAANQAAEVTIYANGAVIRAEERSENLYASIDLVADKISRKLRKFKERKKNRNAVKTSVAVVEQAPLPVPQGDRQPTMPEKVVRNKYFNMPPMSVDEALEQLELVDHDFFVFRNLESNEINVVYERNHGGFGVIQPHGNGHRS
- a CDS encoding phosphotransacetylase family protein, with translation MPKAKHLLIGSTRAWSGKSATVMGLAFHLQKRGLEIGYGKPLGTFATKSVPEAAQKQEGDVEFVTQTLDLAPASLRPTLVSLDKNTIKRRLLEEDPTDYLAALNQYHENEAGDLVLVEAPGNPEEGAMFGLSMLQIADCLEAPILLVARYDDLLVVDRLLLAKKRLGDRLLGAVINDIPENQDEEGLAVLRTYLEHKGIAVFAMMPENRILRSVSVSELINQLEAEVLYSPSNMGLDDLMVEDLKIGAMDVSSAQIFFRKSYHKAVVTGSNRFDIQLAALETSTHCLILTGPPILDEHVAIRAAELYVPILSVTKDTLSVVEIIERCLGQVRLHEGVKVKCIQDMMAEQFDFDRLLNTLDIKLPVASA
- a CDS encoding ABC transporter ATP-binding protein, coding for MIRNLMISDREPIALELRQVSYQMRQQAILRDVDLSIPAGSQTAIVGCMGVGKSTLLRLLNRLIEPTNGKIYYQGQDLAKIAVSDLRGQIMLLPQQTSLLGMSGRDAIAYPLRLRDFSKEAIAQRLEKWTDLLQIESKLLQSHEVQLSTGQKQWLAIARALVTEPAVLLLDEPTTHLDLGRAELLLDILSHLRAEPHDRVNFPIQPNQPSQPDNSMLELANTANHAIDSGEQLRSPKPTTVIMVTQQIDLISNWGDFVVQIEAGRSPNLQRREQVNWPDLQNSLRFNQNTQFETVQPEQIKPIDAIDPGQNSPPAAELDQDWD